The following proteins come from a genomic window of Gossypium raimondii isolate GPD5lz chromosome 5, ASM2569854v1, whole genome shotgun sequence:
- the LOC105765903 gene encoding scarecrow-like protein 30, with the protein MYRLRNLPDDSVTLNSPRNMVLKLIKRLNPDLFIQGVVNGNYNFPFFINRFREAFFHFSAMFDVLEANVGGEDPDRLLLERETFGRDAINVIAYEGMERSDRSETYKQWQLRNQKAGFRQLSLEQNMLNRARTVLKSDYHKDFDIEVDGKWMLQGWKGRVIHALSCWKPVQD; encoded by the coding sequence ATGTACAGGCTAAGGAACCTCCCTGATGATTCAGTCACGTTGAACAGTCCAAGGAACATGGTTTTAAAGCTGATCAAGAGATTGAATCCAGATCTTTTCATCCAGGGAGTTGTTAATGGGAATTACAACTTCCCATTCTTTATCAATCGATTTCGGGAGGCATTCTTCCACTTCTCAGCAATGTTTGACGTACTGGAGGCCAATGTAGGTGGTGAAGATCCAGATAGATTGCTGCTTGAAAGAGAAACGTTTGGAAGGGATGCCATTAATGTTATAGCATATGAAGGGATGGAGAGAAGTGACAGATCAGAAACATACAAGCAGTGGCAGTTGAGGAACCAGAAAGCTGGTTTCAGGCAGCTTTCATTAGAGCAGAATATGTTGAATAGGGCAAGGACAGTGTTGAAATCGGACTACCACAAGGATTTTGATATTGAGGTGGATGGCAAGTGGATGCTTCAAGGCTGGAAAGGGAGAGTAATCCATGCACTTTCTTGCTGGAAACCTGTCCAGGACTAA
- the LOC128041345 gene encoding scarecrow-like protein 14, whose amino-acid sequence MAENPVNGSNCRVDPGSAKSNNHPGSNSEGNCPYGNENADFSYTVLKYINDVLMEEDVEGRPCMLQDCLALQAAEKAFYDVLTQKYPSSPPHFHHNLQVPNKSTWHYDPHDDFDSLEERRKNKHLAMAVEGSSEEHMFDEVFLVKTGNGVSMSCPLYEGYQNREANSKLEDNGEVKRNNRKRIPAKKQAGNGKEMVDLGSLLTQCVQAVAVYDQRIATELLGKIGYYSSPYGDGTERLAHYFAKGLEIRLNGTRAPLFTQIPSNTTLATDVLKSHILHVSVFPFGRISNLFSNRNIAKLAEKATTVHVIDFGIAYGFQWPCLIHRL is encoded by the coding sequence ATGGCTGAGAATCCTGTTAATGGGTCCAATTGTAGGGTGGATCCCGGTTCAGCCAAATCAAACAACCATCCTGGTTCCAACTCAGAGGGAAATTGTCCATACGGTAATGAAAACGCCGACTTCTCCTATACTGTGTTAAAATACATAAACGATGTGCTTATGGAAGAAGATGTAGAGGGTAGACCCTGCATGTTGCAGGATTGTTTAGCTCTCCAGGCTGCGGAGAAAGCTTTCTATGATGTTCTAACTCAGAAGTATCCCTCTTCACCTCCTCATTTCCATCACAATTTACAAGTCCCAAACAAATCAACCTGGCATTATGATCCACACGACGACTTTGATTCATTGGAAGAAAGGAGGAAAAACAAGCATTTGGCAATGGCTGTAGAAGGTTCGTCTGAAGAACACATGTTCGACGAGGTTTTCCTTGTTAAGACTGGGAATGGTGTATCCATGTCATGTCCTCTTTATGAAGGATATCAGAATAGAGAAGCCAACAGCAAGTTGGAAGATAATGGAGAGGTGAAAAgaaataataggaaaagaatACCTGCAAAGAAACAAGCCGGCAATGGAAAGGAAATGGTGGATTTGGGGAGTCTCCTAACTCAATGCGTACAAGCTGTTGCCGTATATGACCAAAGAATTGCAACTGAGCTACTTGGTAAGATCGGGTACTATTCTTCTCCTTATGGTGATGGAACTGAGAGGTTGGCTCATTACTTTGCCAAGGGTCTCGAAATACGCTTAAATGGTACCAGGGCACCTCTATTCACCCAAATTCCATCCAATACTACATTGGCCACTGATGTCTTAAAATCCCACATTTTACATGTTTCAGTATTTCCTTTCGGGAGGAtatcaaatttgttttcaaatcGAAACATTGCAAAGCTAGCAGAGAAGGCAACCACGGTCCATGTTATTGATTTCGGCATTGCCTATGGTTTTCAATGGCCTTGCCTTATTCACCGTCTCTAA